Proteins from one Telopea speciosissima isolate NSW1024214 ecotype Mountain lineage chromosome 1, Tspe_v1, whole genome shotgun sequence genomic window:
- the LOC122655189 gene encoding ethylene-responsive transcription factor ERF025-like has product MTFSSSSSSSLRGSSTTQHSSTGKHPIYRGIRSRSGKWVSEICEPRKSTRIWLGTFPTPEMAAAAYDVAVLALKGADAILNFPDCVPFYAIPASASTSDIRIAAIAAAAARMPKPVTFESPVIRSKNASEVLLHRTVTTPTPLLSPGEEEEEEEFMDEEALFDMPNLIDNMAEGMLMSPPRINSPYFDDDSNGCLDLDTLWNYY; this is encoded by the coding sequence AtgaccttctcttcttcttcttcttcctcccttcgtGGATCATCCACCACACAACACTCCTCCACAGGTAAGCACCCAATCTACAGAGGAATCCGAAGCCGTAGCGGAAAGTGGGTATCAGAAATCTGTGAGCCACGTAAGAGTACCCGCATATGGCTCGGCACTTTCCCTACTCCCGAAATGGCCGCTGCTGCCTATGATGTCGCTGTCCTCGCTCTTAAGGGTGCCGATGCCATTCTCAACTTCCCTGACTGCGTACCTTTCTACGCTATTCCTGCCTCTGCTTCAACCTCCGATATACGTATTGCAGCCATAGCTGCTGCCGCTGCTAGGATGCCGAAGCCCGTTACCTTCGAAAGCCCAGTAATAAGAAGCAAGAACGCCTCAGAGGTTCTCCTCCATCGCACTGTAACAACTCCTACACCTTTACTATCacctggagaagaagaagaagaagaagaattcatGGATGAAGAGGCACTGTTTGACATGCCCAACTTGATTGACAACATGGCTGAGGGAATGCTGATGAGCCCACCAAGAATTAACTCGCCGTATTTTGATGACGACTCCAATGGATGTTTAGATTTAGATACTCTCTGGAATTACTATTAG